Proteins encoded within one genomic window of Gasterosteus aculeatus chromosome 18, fGasAcu3.hap1.1, whole genome shotgun sequence:
- the LOC120807645 gene encoding hatching enzyme 1.2, with product MQRMHRCSQLLSWLQLCCIMWFLTFVCTLTAVGGAPTQLTQGATGNLTVAVVPQNVTNPTADPVTSMLKPNGTSAETLEDFRGNRLVGEGDILISEDRNAVSNLWLDAIMPYAISSELANRESHILDAFKMISDASCIRFEPHTTQLNYIELSEGRGCASFVGCQGGAQPVYMTDECSTGNLCHEILHALGLHHEHTRRDRDQYVSVQWENIAPGKKGNFKIVSGETLNLPYDLESIMHYGKNYFSKDGSPTMLPKQSAPLLGQRKRLSQLDIKRLNLLYHCDERTRAQ from the exons ATGCAGCGGATGCATCGGTGTTCACAGCTCCTGTCCTGGTTGCAGTTGTGTTGCATCATGTGGTTCCTGACGTTCGTCTGCACGTTGACAG CTGTTGGTGGTGCCCCCACACAACTAACCCAGGGCGCCACCGGGAACCTTACAG tcgcCGTCGTCCCCCAGAATGTGACTAATCCCACAGCAG ATCCAGTGACGTCAATGCTCAAGCCGAATGGAACCAGTGCGGAGACCTTAGAAG acttTCGCGGAAACAGACTTGTCGGAGAGGGAGATATTCTGATTTCG GAGGACAGGAATGCCGTGAGCAACCTGTGGCTTGACGCCATCATGCCGTACGCCATCAGCAGTGAGCTGG CTAATCGAGAGTCTCACATCCTCGATGCTTTTAAGATGATCTCGGATGCCTCGTGCATCCGCTTTGAACCGCACACTACACAGTTAAATTACATCGAGCTCTCTGAGGGCCGCGG CTGTGCCTCCTTCGTCGGTTGTCAAGGAGGAGCTCAGCCGGTGTACATGACCGACGAATGCAGCACGGGCAACCTTTGCCATGAGATCCTTCATGCCCTGGGACTGCATCACGAACACACCCGCAGGGACCGCGACCAGTACGTCTCTGTGCAGTGGGAGAACATCGCGCCAG GGAAAAAGGGGAACTTCAAGATTGTATCTGGAGAGACGCTGAACCTGCCGTACGACCTTGAATCCATAATGCACTACGGAAA GAATTATTTCAGTAAAGATGGGTCTCCAACCATGTTGCCCAAGCAGAGTGCACCGCTTCTCGGTCAGAGAAAACGTCTCAGCCAGCTGGATATAAAGCGACTGAACCTACTCTACCACTGCG ACGAGCGGACTCGAGCGCAGTGA
- the LOC120808013 gene encoding 12-(S)-hydroxy-5,8,10,14-eicosatetraenoic acid receptor — protein sequence MNGISRENMSTNDTVDHCKAPNQTTYEFLSWLMIGEFVLGLPLNLSVLYIFIFRYKFWRNKSVFLFNIVVADFLLVACLPATAYHYHHGQRRSSEKWVCKTMLFMLFLNRGASIGFLITLSVERYFKVVHLGRRGIVKVLKKAPQVSIVIWLVLLPLTIPTMVETFECCNSHGREIETVYHDVTDTFREVVYFGQIVLPFVVLVYCTVRIVNRLRRKTVGERTKLRRAVWVVMSVAVVFSVCFLPSTLARAVLLSVRLNPEWRSAEDVVVQVYDTLMVLSYIDCLLDPLVYCFCNSGFKDAYVSTFCPAFLRKRLLKTNLGLGATTTTTTTTTSGNRDAVLPMLAK from the exons ATGAATGGTATCAGCCGAGAGAACATGTCAACGAATGACACGGTTGACCATTGCAAAGCACCCAACCAAACCACATACGAATTCCTCTCCTGGCTGATGATTGGAGAGTTCGTGCTGGGTCTGCCTCTCAACCTGTCGGTCCTCTACATATTCATCTTCAG GTACAAGTTCTGGAGGAACAAAAGCGTCTTCCTCTTCAACATCGTGGTCGCCGATTTCTTGCTGGTGGCCTGTCTTCCTGCCACGGCCTACCACTACCATCACGGCCAAAGGCGCAGCTCCGAAAAATGGGTGTGCAAGACGATGCTCTTCATGCTGTTCCTCAACCGCGGCGCCAGCATCGGCTTCCTCATCACCCTCTCCGTAGAGCGCTACTTCAAGGTGGTGCATCTCGGGAGGAGGGGTATTGTCAAAGTGCTGAAGAAGGCCCCTCAGGTCTCCATCGTCATCTGGCTCGTCTTGCTGCCCCTCACCATCCCCACGATGGTCGAGACCTTCGAGTGCTGCAACAGTCACGGCCGCGAAATCGAAACCGTTTATCACGATGTGACGGACACATTCAGAGAG GTCGTGTACTTCGGCCAGATCGTCCTGCCCTTCGTCGTCCTGGTCTACTGCACGGTGCGCATCGTCAACCggctgaggaggaagacggtGGGGGAGAGGACCAAACTGAGGAGAGCCGTGTGGGTGGTCATGTCCGTCGCGGTGGTCTTCTCCGTCTGCTTCCTGCCCAGCACCTTGGCCCGAGCGGTGCTGCTGAGCGTGCGGCTAAACCCAGAATGGAGGAGCGCGGAGGACGTCGTGGTCCAGGTCTACGACACCCTCATGGTCCTGTCGTACATCGACTGCCTGCTGGACCCGCTGGTGTACTGCTTCTGCAACTCGGGGTTCAAAGACGCCTACGTGTCCACCTTCTGTCCTGCGTTTCTCCGCAAGAGGCTGCTGAAGACCAACCTTGGCTTGGGggcgacgacaacaacaaccaccactaCTACTTCTGGAAATAGGGACGCGGTTTTGCCGATGTTAGCAAAATGA
- the gpr31 gene encoding 12-(S)-hydroxy-5,8,10,14-eicosatetraenoic acid receptor: MESTNGSGYQLIEDCEATNRTLYKFYAAVMIVIFILALPLNASVLHLFIFKLKFWKSNTNNVFLFNLVLADVLLLFCLPIKAYNFIRGERRSANDTVCKAMLFMLFLNRGASIAFLTVTSIDRYFNVVHPGRKNLLRALKKSPHISIFIWLLLLPLTIPTMLKNFDCCNSHSPQPDDTLVKDVVDSMREVVFFSQIVIPFVILVYCTVHIVNRLRKKTVGDRTKLRRAVFLVTSVMVVFSLCFLPCTVARMVLLIARVEEWPEAWQDKAAVAFDGLMVLSYVDCLLDPLVYCFCSTKFKGLYLSNYFPFLLKDGHVLPDSSTGNTLPPPRNNVI, encoded by the exons ATGGAAAGCACCAATGGATCGGGTTACCAGCTCATCGAGGACTGCGAGGCCACGAACAGGACACTGTACAAGTTCTACGCGGCCGTCATGATTGTGATTTTCATCCTGGCTCTGCCTCTCAACGCGTCTGTCCTGCACCTCTTCATATTCAAGCTGAAATTCTGGAAATCCAACACCAACAACGTCTTCCTGTTCAACCTGGTGCTGGCAGACGTGCTTCTGCTCTTCTGTTTGCCCATAAAGGCATACAACTTCATCCGGGGGGAGAGGCGAAGCGCCAACGACACGGTGTGCAAAGCCATGCTCTTCATGCTGTTCCTGAACCGCGGGGCGAGCATCGCCTTCCTGACGGTGACCTCCATCGACCGCTATTTCAACGTCGTGCACCCCGGCCGCAAGAACCTGCTGAGAGCTCTCAAGAAATCTCCACACATCTCTATCTTCATCTGGCTGCTCCTGCTGCCTCTCACCATCCCCACCATGCTGAAGAACTTTGACTGCTGCAACAGCCACAGCCCGCAGCCCGACGACACTTTGGTGAAG GACGTGGTGGACAGCATGCGAGAAGTGGTCTTCTTTTCCCAGATCGTCATCCCCTTCGTCATCCTGGTCTACTGCACGGTGCACATTGTCAACCGGCTCAGGAAGAAGACGGTGGGGGATCGGACCAAGCTGAGGAGGGCCGTCTTCCTGGTGACCTCCGTCATGGTGGTGTTCTCGCTCTGCTTCCTCCCGTGCACCGTGGCCAGGATGGTTCTGCTGATCGCCCGGGTAGAAGAGTGGCCTGAGGCCTGGCAGGATAAAGCTGCGGTGGCCTTCGACGGCCTCATGGTCCTGTCCTATGTGGACTGTCTGCTGGACCCGCTGGTCTACTGCTTCTGCAGCACCAAGTTTAAAGGTCTTTACCTCTCCAATTATTTCCCGTTCTTACTGAAAGACGGTCACGTGCTGCCGGACAGCTCGACGGGAAACACGTTGCCACCTCCGCGCAATAATGTCATTTGA